The genomic stretch CCGGGTAGTCCGTTGCGTCAAACGTGATCGGTTTTCCCCCGTTTAAATTGCGAAGTTGCTCTTCGGCAGCGGTTAAAGCGGCTTTGTTCAAGCGGCTTTGATTTTGGGCATTCAATAATTCCAATTGAATTTTATTTAATTCCAATTGGTTTGCGTCTCCGGATTCAAACCGCTTTTTGTAGAGAGCGAACATGGTTTCTGCATTAGCTAACCGCTCGTCCAAGAGGCTCTTTTGTTTCCGCAAGTAGATAATCTCTATACAAGTTTGTTTGGCATTTAAAAGCAATTGTTGGCGATAGGCGGCGGATTGGAATCCGATCGTGTTCGCTTTTAAGTTTGCCAATTTATTTTTGTTAGAGTAGGTTGTTGGAAAATCCAGAGATTGTTTTACCGTCAATGTGTACTCCGAACCGGGATTGTTCCGGTTACCCCACATCTGTTCCCATTCCACCGAGGGGTTGGCAAGAAACTTTCCGGTTTGGGCCTCCAACTTTTGAGCATCGGTCATTTTCGTGTTGGCTTGCAATGACTTGTTGTTGGTTTCAATGCTTCTCAGCACTTGATCGATGCTGCTTTGGGCTCTCGTGGTGAGAGAACCCAAAAGCATCAATCCGAGTATGTACAATTTATATGTTTTCATTTCTTTATTTTCAAAAGGTTACATTTCCAGATTCTCGATCTCTTTCTGTTTGTGATTAAGTAACAAGTACATGATCGGAACGACAAAACCGTTTAATAAAGTAGAGCTTAATAATCCACCTAGAATTACTTGGGCCATGGGGCTTTGGATTTCATTACCCGGAAGGTCACCGCCTACGGCTAACGGAATCAAGGCTAAAGCAGAAGTTAAGGCTGTCATCAAGATCGGGTTCAACCGGTCAAGTGAACCGAGAACAACGCTATCATGCAAAGACATACCTTCCGAGCGCAGGTGATTGTAGTGAGATACGAGTAATATACCGTTTCGGGTAGCGATACCGAACAGGGAGATAAACCCGATGATGGCCGGAATACTGATGATTCCCGATGTAAACCAGATACTTAGTATTCCTCCGATAATTGCTAACGGTAAGTTCAACATGATGATACTGGATAGAGGCATACTATGGAACTCGTTGAACAATAATAGGAAGATCAATAATATGGAAATTACCGAGGTTAGGAACAACGTGCGAGATGCAGCTTGTTCGCTTTCGAATTGTCCACCGTATTCCACGTGATAACCTTCCGGCAGGGTAATTTGTTCCCCTACCGTCTTTTGGATGTCTTTTACCACACCGTTCAAATCACGTCCGGCAACATTGGCGGAAACAACGATTTTTCGTTGCACGTTTTCACGGCTGATGGTGTTCGGACCTACCAAAGGAAGGATTTCAGCCACGTAGTGAAGTGGAACTTTCTGTCCGTTGGCGTCAATCATTAAATTACCGATCTGTTCCATGTTAGCTTTGGCATCATCATGTACTTTTACGGTGAGGTCGAACACTTTACCGCCTTCGTACACTTGTGACACGACTTTACCAGAAAGAGCCACGTTAATGAATTCTGAGAATTCAGGCAGAGGAATTCCATATTTGGCGAGCATATCCCGTTTGGGCTTGATCTGCAATTGGGGACGTTCAATTTGTTGTTCCAAAGTCAAATCGGCAATTCCGTCAATTCCTTGAATGGCCTCTTTGATTTGTCCACCGATGTTATATAATTTGTTTAGGTCGTTTCCGAATAGTTTGATGGCAATATTCGCTTTTGTACCGGAAAGCATGGCATCAATACGGTGAGAGATCGGCTGACCGATTTCGATGTTCACTCCCTTTAGTTCTCCCAGTCGTTGACGTACGTCAGCCAAGAATTCGTCCCGAGAACGTTCGTCCAGTTCGAAGGGTGCTTCCATTTCAGAAACGTTTACTCCAAGGGCGTGTTCATCCAATTCGGCACGTCCGGTTTTGCGGGCCACGGTTTGTATTTCCGGAATATCCAGAAGGA from Butyricimonas virosa encodes the following:
- a CDS encoding TolC family protein, translated to MKTYKLYILGLMLLGSLTTRAQSSIDQVLRSIETNNKSLQANTKMTDAQKLEAQTGKFLANPSVEWEQMWGNRNNPGSEYTLTVKQSLDFPTTYSNKNKLANLKANTIGFQSAAYRQQLLLNAKQTCIEIIYLRKQKSLLDERLANAETMFALYKKRFESGDANQLELNKIQLELLNAQNQSRLNKAALTAAEEQLRNLNGGKPITFDATDYPAGEELINFDQLQAAFMDADPNLKSLTGNQEIANREVKLSRSLTLPKFDVGYKRNAASHHVASNGFMVGVSIPLFENKNTVKKAKAQAEFATASLEDNRLNLKTNLQQLYQQAEALQISRADYAKVLEQQRNIELLNKALNAGQLSVIDYFTELSTIYDSHQSYLDVEKEYHSILAQLYQYKL